The DNA sequence TGTGAGAGCTTGGACAATTCCACTGCTATCTTAAAGTCCATCCTGGCCAGACGGTTCTCACTATCCTGAACGGTTCCCGTAAGCACAGAAGCCAGTGACTGCAAAAAATAATTTTCTGCTTTTCCTGCAAGAAGATACCCCATATAGAATTTAAGTGCTTCTGCTACAAATTCGTTTCTGGAACGCACATTGGCAGTCTCCAACAACCCGTCTGCCTGTTCTAATATAGCTTTTTCAATATAAATCCCAACACGGACTTTCGCATTTTCGCTCCCCATCGTTCCCTCCTTACCAGGTATTCACAAAATCTCTCTCATTTCCTCCAAAATCCTGCCACTTTCAAAAATCCAGCACCATTCTTTCGACCGCCTTTTCCAAAAGTATTCAAACCAGATTTCCCGAACGGCTTTGCCGGTCGGTGTTTTCCAGGGGTAGGCTGCCAAAAGCAGCATACCCCCTTTAACCTGCACACGTTTCGACCCTGCCAACCACTCAGGAATCCCATATCCCCCGTGTTCTTGCTGTTTCCATAACCTTCTCTCACATTTGCCCAACACCGCTTAAAATCCTCGTATGGGTACCACGATGCCACCTAGCTGTCCAAAGCCCGACACAGGGGCACACAGGGGGCTACACGGGGATGTCATGGATGACTGGGGATTCCGTTTTCTTTATTCTGGTTATCATACGATTTCTGATTCTTCCAGCTGGGACTCCTCCCGTCTTACAGTCCGATCAGCTCTACGGGTACGTTCTCTGGTGGATATTTCTCTTGCCACCTTGTCATCAATATATTCACGGGTAGCCTGCGGGACATATTTTTCATACAGTTTCTGTACTGTATCATTTAATTCCCCCTGAAGATCGGTGTCCCTTTTTTCCATGTGGAACTTTAACGCATCCAATTTTTCTGTGTTAAAACTGACATTGATCGTAGTATTTCTCATTTCAAATCTCCTTTTTCTTTCAGAAAGCAAATCAGGCGGCTGCTCACACAGCCGCCCGATCTCGTTTCATCAGGTTCTTAAATAATGGATTAGTTCAATGGCATCTGCAAGACCCGCCTTATAATACCTCAAACGCTCCTGTTCCGGTATATCCATTTTAGCCATAAGCTGGTCATCCAACCATTGCCGGTCATCCTCTGAAAGGCTATTGAGAATTCGATCCATGCGGAGGACATGTTCCTTGGTCTCTGTGCAATAAGCGGGAACCTTGTCCTCTTCACTTTTTCTCTTCAGCTCCAGAACTCGTTCTTCGATTACCTGATTTAACTGATCCATAATCTCATCCATCGGTTACTTCCCTCCTTTCAGCCACACACAATACCGAACTTTTTTCTAAAAGTCGATATCACATATCCATAAACTGTCCAGGCAAATCTGCACAAATTTCATTTTTAGCTGCCTCATTCCGGAATAGTTGCCAGCCTTCCAAAAGCATACAGATGGCTGTTCCAGTAAGGAGAAGTAAGGTCCGCATAGCCAATAGGCGAACCACAATGCAGCATCCTAGAGCCTCCAACATAAATCCCCACATGGCTGACCGCCCCTGCAGATGCATAAGTTCCCGTAAAAAACACCAGATCTCCGGGTCTAGCTTCCTCTCTTGACACAATCGCACACTGGTCATAAATCCCCTGAGCTGTTGTTCGGGAAAGGTGATACACCCCGGATCTCGTGTAGACCCAACAGATATATCCACTGCAGTCGAAACTGGTGTCTGGAGAACTACCGCCCCATACATAGGGATAACCAATATAACGGGTTGCCTCTGCCATCAGCGCGGAAAAACTCCCATCTCCCATAGCCTGTCCGGGAGGAAGACCATTTCCACCTGGTACACTCACACCGTATTTTGCCAGCATATAGATGCGCTGTACATTCGTTTTATCTTCCAGAGAAACCTCCTGGTTTAATTCTGCAGCAAGATTTCCGTAGACCATATTCAGGCTTTGGATTGGAATTGCAACTGTATAGGTTTCTCCCTCTTCATCCTCCCTCTCCTCATACTCTACAAAACAATCTGCGAATGCCCGATAGTCCCCCTCATCCATCCGAGGGTACTCCTTACCAAAAAACAGGGCATAAAAAATCGCTTTTACCTGGTAGGGATCTACTTCTTCGGCTTCTGCCATACCATTAATTTCATTTAACACCCCATCCAGTTTTTCAAAACTGTCCTGCATATTTTCGATGTACATCCGATACTCTGCTGGCACCTTTGAGGACAAATACCCTCCATGAAAGGACAGCTGGACAGCAGAAATGTTATGGTCTACAGTCCCAGAAAGCGTGCACATAATCATGGTGGCAATTAAAATAACAGGGGTTACTAATGCTGCAATAACAGAAAAAACCACAGTCCGCCCATTCCGGTCAGATAGGGTAAGCGCTACCAGTTTTGCTGTCACAGCGGCAGCTGAGACGGCCATAAAATCACTCCTTCCACACTTTTTATCGAGATATTCATCTGACGCATCAGGATTTATTTCATTCCATCATAGCCCCCCATATGAAACAGGCTCTGCTGATAGAAGTCTCCCTCTCTTTCCTGTTTCTGTACAAGCTGATAAGCATGTTCGATTGCGTCCTCCAGAAACTGGGTTTCAAACCCTGCCGTTTCGTACCCTTGCCAGATTACATTGGAATAATAGTCAGAGGGAATTCCAAATGAATGCCCTGGTGTCATCACATAAACCATGGCCGGAACAATTTTTCCATCCAGTTCAATCTCCAGCATCTGCTTATCATAGAAATTCGGATACCCTTCATAAAGATCCAGCGATGCCTCGTCTTTCTTCTGAATCTCCCAGACCAGTATCGGCACAGTACTCCCTGCTTTAGGTTCTACGGTTGCCACAGCCCCCCTGCGGCCTCCCCGAAATAACAGTTCGTAATCCTTTAATTCACTCTTTCCTACTACCTTCGCAGTCGGACAACGAAATGCCATCTGCTCCAGATTCAGATTGCTCCCATAGGCAATATAAAGTCTTTGTTTTCCTTTCAATTTGCTTCCTCCTGTCACATTCGCATACAAAAAGCCGGGGATTCCTGTGCTTCCCCAGCTGATTCTAATTCCTCAATTGGATGAATGGTTTCCTGTCTCTGGATCCGTTCTGCCAATTCCTTCTCCCGCTTCTGTCGCATTCTTTCCTTTTGTGCTTCCGCCTGAGCCGGATCCTTCCAGGCAATACAGCCCGGCAGATTTGCCAGCAGATGTTGACGAGCTGTGGCGAATTCTTCCCCATTTAATCCTAGCCGTAAAAGCCAAGTGCGGAATGTATACTTCTCATTGCTGGTCTGAGTTTTTCTTCTGCTGGCGCAGGACTGATTCAGCGCTTGGGCGCCAATCGCCAGACAAAACTGGATATAGGCCTTAATCTTGCCTGCATGAAGCGTCCCATTGAACAGACGAAATTCCACTGTTCCTTTCTGAAAAACAGAATGAAGGTTCAGACAATGATAGCGGCTATCATCATAATGCTGGTCTCTGCGGCTCTCCCCGTTATACCAGATCCGTTCCACTGCCTCCATACTCTTTGGTTTTCTTCTGTTTAATTCTTCCAAAAATCGTGTGTCTACTGGCTGACACCACCGATGCTGTCGATCCACGGACACCCCCAGAGCTTTATAGATCAGATCTTCCTTGGCTGCCATGATATTAGTGATATTACGAAGGGTTCTGGCATCAAACGGTTCCGCATTGATATGCACATGGATACCGCAGCTTCCATTCGTCAGTGCCCCATGCTCTTTCAGCTTCCGGATGATCTCCTGAATCGTCACAATATCCTCATAGCGACAGATGGGACTTACCATCTCCGTCTGATATTCTCTCCCTGCATTGATCTTTCTCCCATTCGATTTTTTCTGCGCTGTTATACTCCCATCACTCATAAACTTCCACTGCCGCCCCTCCGTGTCAATGGCTGCATAGGTATCGTAATAGGTTCCCAGATATTTGACTCTAGTTCCAAAATACTCTGCCGTTACCTCAGCCGCTTTCGCACGGGTAATGCCGGTCATCTCAATCTCAATGCCAAATTTCTGCTCCTTTAACTCCATTCATAGTCTCCCCTTTTAGCGTCCTCCTGCCTTTCCGAACAGTCTGGCTTTGTGTTCCGGGGCATTTACCATTAAGTTATATCGCTCATTTCCACATTTATACAGGCAGACTCCCCGTTGTGGATACCGGATCAGGTTATACTCACTATCCTCCAGCTGCAGGGTATCCGTATAAAACTTGGCATCAATGCTCCCCGCATTGAACAGAAACTGATGCGTCGGGATGGAAAACAGCGGCTTGGTATACTCCCTCACGCCATCCAGATTAAAATCCTCTAGGTTCTGGCTGGCTATGATAACTGCAGAATCTTTTTTTCGCACACGCTTCATAAAATTTCTAACATACTCTACTGCAGTCAGGTTGGAAAGGAACAGATAAAACTCATCCAGACTGGCTGCCGTATTGCCTTGTGTCAAAAGAACATCGCTCATAAACGAAAGCACATTAAAAAGCAATGCATTTTTAAGGCTCCTGCTGGCCTGTAACAGTCCTTTTACCCCAAAGGTAATGAAGCCATCATCGGTGATATTGGTATGTCCATTAAAGAACTTGCTCTCAGCTCCCACACACATAGAATTCAGCCCAAGAAGAATACTCTGAATCATTTCTGCTGTATAAAGCTGTCTTCTGTTTTCGTCAAATCCCTGATATTCTTCCTCAATGAACGCATAAAGATCGGAGAGAACTGGGTAATCCTCCGCAGCCAGGCATTCAAAATCACTTTCGTCTGTAATCCCCCATCTGGTATATAACTTCTGCAGCATGATCTCAATCACATCGATTTCCCTGTCGGAAAAATCCTTGTAGCTTCGGAAAAAGTCCTTTAAGAAACTGATATGCTGGGATAATCTGGACCGGATGCGAAAGGTCTGAGGTGCATCCAGATCCTCCGGGCTTCCCGCTTCGTCCCAGGTTTTCGGTTCCAGAGGGTTGATAATGAACTCCCCACTCATTAAGTCGATAAAACACCCTCCCAGATTATTGGTCAGATCTTCATACTCCATTTCCGGATCCAGAGCGCAGATATGCATTCCGGACTCCCTTAAATTCGTCAGCAGCAATTTAAGCAGATAGCTTTTTCCCTGTCCGCTGTTTCCCAGAATCAGGATATTGGCATTCGTCTTATCATCTGCTCTCCGGTTAAAATCCACCAGTACATTACTCCCAAATTTATCTCTCCCAATATAGAACCCATGAGGATCCGTCTTTCCTGAATAGTTAAAGGGATACAGATTCGCCACACTGCTGGCCGGAAGCACTCTCTCAAACTGATCCTTAAACAGGTTATAACCGCTTGGCATTACACACCGGAACCCCTGTTGTTGACGGAGGATCAGTCGGTCTACATTCAATTTTGACCGGATCAGTTCCGTTAGTACTTCTGTTTGAAGAAGCTTCAAATGCTCCAGATCATGGGCACACAACTCCAGATATACTGCCGTATGGAGGAGGGGTTCTCGGTTACGGTGCATCTGGGCTACGATGGTAGTTACATCCTGTAAATTACTTTCAGCCAAAACAGTCTGCTGTAAATCACTGGTATTGCTCCGATCCATCCGGTTTTTGTTGGCTGCATTACTGATGATCTTCCGCTCCTCAACGGGTGTCACATGACGGGTATAGATCCGCAAGGTTACACCATCTTTCTCCCCTAAATGTGAAAGAATTGCCTGCTCTTCCGTAGCAGTCGGGTACTCCCGCAGTGCCCAGACACAACGATAGGTGTTACCGCAAATAAAATGATCTGTTTCAAATTTAATGACAGACGGGGCAATCATATCCAGAAATTCCTGGATACGCACATTATCTTCCCTGTCATCAACTGCTGTTCTTCCTTTTTTCAAGTCATCTCCTCCTCACTCTAAATCTCTGGTATGATCCACCGCTCCCCGTCAAAGTCTTCAAACTTCTCTGTGGTCACGTTCTGCTCATAGTAAACAGCCAGGATACGTTTGATATCCTCTTTATCTGCCCGTTTAACAGAAAAACTCTGTTCCTTCAGGGATTTTTCAATCCTGGAAAGGTACGGAAAAATATCCGATTCCTTTTCATCTTTTAACCGCAGCATAATCAGAAATTCACGGGCTGTCGCCATCTGCACCTGAATCCGGTCCAGATGGGTCTGATCCTGTTCCAAAAGACGGCGTATGACTGGATTCTCTTCCTGCTCCATCTGACTTTTCAGAAACCGCTTGTTGTCTTCAAAGCTTTCCCTGCTGTTTAGACACAGCATCTCAATCTCTGCCACTCCTTTTAGTACAGTCATAAGAGCATAGATTCTTGCCCCGACACTAGATTCGGACAAAACAGAAATATTCGTTGGTTTTACAATAAAATACACCAGCTCCCCCTGTCCGTAGGTCACCAGACTGTAGTCTGTAATCTCCTTTGCACCAATGAACTGCCGTGTGGAGAGGCGCTTCTCTGCCTCTTTTTTCGCTTTTCGTTTCTCCCTGCTCATTCATACCTCCACTCAAAAAATTGCTGACGCATAAAAAAATACGCACAGGCATACCGGATAAAATCCAGAATGCTGGTATCTTCAAAGCGGATCGTCAGAAATCCATATACCCCTGTCAGAACACAAGGGAACATAAATCCCGCCTGCGTAGCTGCTAAAATGGAGACCAATCCGCAAATACCAAGAATCCCAATGTCCCGAAGCTGCCATAACCAAAGTGTTGCTTTTGATTTCAAATGGTCCGGATAAATATACAACCGATCACCTCCAAATAATAACCGCCGGCATGATGAAGCTCTGCCGGCGGTATGTTCGATCCTTCCTCTTATTCAGTTTCCTCAAGTTCTGCCTTTCCCTCTGTCTCCTGCATCTCTCCAGATACTACATGTTCTTCCTGCGAAAGTACATCTTCAATCAGTCCGATCACAAATTCTTTCTGGCTCTGTCCTGTCTTTTTGAGGTATTTTTTTAACCTCTGAAAAAACTCCTCTGATACCTGAAATGCCAGTGTCCTGGTTCCGTTTGCCATCTCTCTTTCTCCCTTCTCAAAGTGGTCTTTTAGAATCCGTTCCATATACTCGTTCAGCTTGATTCCCCATTCTTCCTGTTCTTCCCGAACTTTCTTATGCAGGGATTCTGGAATCATGGCGCATAAATTTTTCTTACGCTCTTCCATTTGACTCTCCTTTCCTCGTTTTTACAAACCAAGTATATCCATAAAGAGATGAGATAGCTATGACGATACCCAACAAAGATTGCCTGAAAACGGAAGCAGAACTACCAATCTTATGGTTCTTTCTCCTCCTTCATCTTGCGCAAAAAATAAGCGATACCACGGAGAACAAAATCCACACACGGTATCGCTACGCTATTTCCAAGAGCTTTATAACGGGCACTGTCCGAGGCACCAGGGATATCTGTCCAGTGATCCGGAAAACCCTGCAACCGTTCACACTCCAAAGGCGTCAGTCTCCGGATCAGTTTCCGGTTCTCAACAATACATTTATCTTCGCTGACATATTGATTATTAATCCCCTTATGATCTGTATATCCAATGGTTCCTACCGTATTCTGATACGGCTCACACACCAGATCCGTAGCATCCTTATGCTGTCTGGCACTCTGAGTCGCTGTTACCCGATTTTGCAGAAATTCATCACTTCTCTGGCGGCTGAACACTGCATGACGGTCTGCGCTCGTAAGAGTATAGGATATATCCGGCTGGCATCCCAGACCATTTCCTCCATTTTGTACTTCCCGATCAATGATATTTCCGGCAATACAATAACTCTCCGGCATATCTGAAACCAGTGGGACATTGTTTCCTCCTGTTCCATACCGGGCTGACATGGTAGGGGCCACCTCATGCGGACCTGTATATCTGGCATCAATCCCGTGATTCTCAAACAGAATCTGGTAATTGTTCCCGCCGGTTTCTGCCTCCTCTGTAAGGGCTAGATCCGGAGTTTCCTCTGCCCCAGCACTCCCCTGCTGGATGCCCATCACCAAAGGCGGATGACCACTCATCCCTGCCCGCAGGGTTGCTGTTACATCGACCGAAACATCCATACGCTCTCCTCCTTGGTCATTGAGGCACAGACACTCTTCTTTTTCTGCACTTTCAAACTTCCTCATCCCCCCTGCCACAAAGGTCTGCATCTGCAAATTGGTCGTTGCCATCAAAGCTCCGGATATTCCATTAAGGTTGATTGTTTCTTCCCTCTGATCAATATGAACCGCAAAAATATCCACCTGTTTTTCCTCTGCTACTCTACTCCCGCCTGAATCCGCAGAGCTGTTTCCAGCTGCGGCGGTAACTCCTTTCCCCTGATCTTGGCCCTCCGCAGGATCCCCAGGCAGGCGTTCCTGCTCAAATAATATCTTTGGTGCGGTGAGTCCTCCAAAATCTGCGACAAGGAAGATTCTACGGCGGCGCTGGGCGACTCCCCAGTATTGAGCATCCAAGACTCTCCAAGCCAGGCTGAATTGATCTCCCAAAATGGCAGCCCCAGCAGATTCCCAGCGCCCGGTGTCAGGTCGAGGCACATGACAGGTACTGTCCTTGATATGGACAATCTCCTCGATGACCGCCCGGAAATCTTCTCCATTTGCGGAACTGAATGCTCCAGGGACATTTTCCCAAACGAGGTATCGAGGTCGAATAAAGTCATCTGATACCCCTCGTCTTTCATCCTCTGCTCTCATCTCCTTTACTATGCGTACCTGGTCCATAAACAGACCGGAGCGCTCCCCTGCCAATCCTTTCCGTAATCCGGCTACTGACAAATCCTGACAGGGGCTGCCTCCGCAGATTACATCCACAGGCGGCAATTTTGCTCCATCCAGTTTTGTAATGTCCCCTACATGGATCATATCTGGAAACCGGAGTTTGGTTACCCTCATGGGAAACGGTTCTATCTCACTGGCCCATACCGGTACACCTCCACAGTGAACTGCCGCCAAAGGGAATCCTCCAATCCCGTCAAACAGACTCCCCAGTGTCATCATCCGCCCATCTCCATTCCCTTTTGTATCGGTACTTCACATAGTTCCCATCCAATCTCCTGTTCGCTGACCCGTCTAAGCGGAATCTGAAGCTGCCTTGCTGCACGGATTTCCTGCTCCATTCCTGAAGACAGTTCACTTCCACACACCCAGACTTCCTCACACACCTTCAAAATCCGAAGCCCCATATCTGTTCCCAGCTTCCTCTCTTCTGGGACTCCATCATCCAGCATCTGCGGATATAACAGATGGGAGGCAATTGGCGTAACCCCCTGGTTCATGGCATAACGACAGGCTGCCTTTGCAAATGCTACATTCCGCTCAACATCTCCAGAATACGGAGATGCAATATACACCAGTTTGTTGTGTTCCATCCTTCACCGTCCTCTCTACTTAGAAACCACTTGCACAACCGTCCTTGTTAGGTTCATAGCTCCCTGCGCTGCATAGACTGCTCCCATCACATTTGCTTTGGTTCCCGTTTCCAACCCAAACTGCCCCGCAATCCGAGGAATCTCACCTGCCGATAACATAAGTCCCAGACCAAGCAGTGCCTGATCCTTAACGACCATCAGACCTGCGATCAGGACCGTCGCCTGTAAAAATGCGGTCAGGCACAGACCGATTACCTGCTTGCACCAGCCAACAAATCCATCAATATATCCCCTTGGCACACTGAATAAATAAAGGCTCCCTACTGCAATCTGGATCAGCAGGATCCCGCCCCGTTTTAAGTTCGCAAAGAACACTTTGATTACCGCATAACCCATGAGGATCAGGAGAAAAATCATAAAAATCGGGCTGCTGATACTTCCGATTCCACCAAAAACTCCAGATGTGGCAGCTTCTTGCCAGGTAGCAGCATCCTGAAGAGACTGCACAATCCCTGCCGCAACTGTCCCAATATCTTCTCCCAATCCTGTAATACCGGCTGTAAAACTCCCCTGAAGTGAAATACTGAGCTTATAAAGTTCCACTGGAACAGTCGTAAAAAGGCTGGCTGCCAGGAATCCTTTGATTACATTCAGGGCAGTATCGCGTATGCTTCCCCTGCCATTCTGATATTCAATTCCGCATTCAAAGGCTGCCACTACGATTCCCGTCACATAAAGTGCCCATGCCAGATAATAAAAAAGAAGCACAACAGACTGTACCCAGCTCATTTCAAACAGTTCAGCCCCCATGCTTCCCATCTGCATGAAAAAATCCCCCAGAAATCCAACAATCTGACCATACAGCCAGTCAATGATCTGTCCCAGAACCGTGTCTGCAACAAAATCCCAGATAAACAAGTTTTAACCACCTCCCCTTAACACATCTTCTGTCCCATTTGCATAGTTTCCTCCGGTTCCTGAAACACTTGCAGATAGGTTTTTATCGCTTCGCTGAGTACTTTATAATCCTCTTTTCCGGGCTGATATACATACCAGCCGATCTCCTTTCCATAGGACCAGATGTGGGGATTTACCCCGTCGCGAAAATTGGGATTAGTCGTTTTTTTCAGCCCCCACACATCTCCAAATTTCACAACCATGCTGTCGATCATTCCTTCATTCCGATTCAAAAGGGTCACTTTCAATCGGTCATAATGATCCGCAACCATGCCTGTCTGAAAGTTGATTTTGACACGGATCTGATCCGTCAGCCTTCCATAACAACAATTCCCGACAAACCTTGGTTCTGAAAAGTTCGCTCCCGTTCCAAATAATTTTTTAAGTTCTCTCTCAAAAAACGTCATGCTTTCCTCCTCCGACCTATGTGGGTTCTCACGTTCTTCCCCTTCTTTCTTTCCTGCCATTTTTCCTGGTTCCACCTTCTGGCAAACGCTTCCTGTCCATAATGCAACTGTTTCTCCCTCTCTTGTAAGCAGTTCATCCATCCTTCCAATCAGTCTTTCCATATGCGCCTGCCAGTGCTTCCAATCCCGTTCCTGAAACCAACCGCCCCACAAAACTCCCGACTTCTCCTGCTCTTTTGCACATTTACGGCTGTAAAAAAGAGTTTCCGACAGATATTCCCTTACCCACTGAAGGGATTCTTTTGATGCTGTAAAAGAAGACAGGGAGGAAAACTTTTTATCCCCCCTGATTCCATCCAGTGCAGAAAAATCCTTCTCCTGGAATTTTACAATTAGTTCTGCCACTGCCATTGGGCTTGTATGAGACACCCCTTCTGACACTTCCGGAGGGGCATTCCAAGAATCTGCCCTCAACCAGTCAATCATCTGCTGAAGCTTCACATCTCCTTGTTCCGGAAGATGGTTCCGTATAAGACCAATGGCATCCAGCCCAGTATCAGACTCAAACGCAGTAATTCCCCAACATCCCATGACATCCCTCCTAAATTCCGAGAATCTGCCAGATATAAAGCGGTGCAGTTAGGGTAAATACCAGACAGGCAAACAGAATTGCAGGTGCTGCCCATTCAAACTGTCCGTGCTTCCGATAATCAAAGTATGCCGTTCCCAGTTTTCCAAAAAAGAACACGGCAAGGATCAGATCTATAGCGGGAAATACAACATGATCGACAACTGTTTTAATCTGTTGGGATGCCGTCTGCCAAGTTCCCTCAATCGCACCGGCTACATCGCCCGATGCATATACCGGAACGCAGAACAAAACTACCAGTACGAATACCATGCACATAACTGCTGAAATTTTCTTTGTTCTCATTTATTTTTCCTTTCTACTAAGATTGTGTGAGTTTCAGCCCCATTCTTTGCTGTCTTTCAAGAAGAGGAGCCAATTCGATAATATCCGGATGTTCCTGAAACTTTAGATCTCCCCGAAAGCCAACTTTTAAACTGCTAAACCGCTTTGCCTCCTCCTGCAAAGAAGTAGGTGCATCTAGTGGAAGTTCCTGATTCCACCGAACCCATTCCCCATTTTGAAAACGTGGCTGCAATCTCAAAATCACATAGGATTCCGGAACAAATACAGGATAATACCTTAATACTCCTCCAACTCCATAGTAAGGCTTCCCTTCCATCATCACTGTCTTTTGCATTAATTCCAGTGTATCCTCTAAAGATGTACAAAACCAGCACTCCTTATCACCCATCCTTCGTATCCTGCCATCCCGCAGAATATCTTCCAAATGGTCACGGGTTGTGTAATGATACAAAAATCCCTTTGGTTTCTCCGTCTGTTGATATGACATACTTCCTCCTACTCTGGTTTCTGTGGTGCGATATGCCAGTCACTCCACAAGTTCCCATCAATGGTAATAGAATCATTCAGATTCATGGAGAGCATTCCAGCCGGTGTCCAGCAATCCAGCAGCCAAGTATATGGCGTATAACTTCCGTCCGGATACCAAATTGGTGTAAAATGCGTTCTCCTCTCATAGGTACTGTAACCATTTTTCTTAAACTCATGGGTCATATCATAGCCGACATTCATCCGCTCCAAAAGCCTCCAAAACCTCTCATACTGAAATTCCGGAAAATAAGTCACCGCATTCTGCGCAGATGTCACTGCAGAACTCTGATTGGTGCTGACATGAGTTGTTACCTTTTCCTGGAATCCATAACCGGATTTCATCGTCCTTCCCGTAGCAGTAGGGGACTTTTCATCGGTTGTAATTCTCATATCTGCAGTCAGGCTTGCGGAATATCGGTCCAGATCAAACTCCCACCAGCCATGGTCACACCAGTACCCGTCATCATCCTCATCCCCGCTGTGCCATACCCAGTATTCCCTCCACCATGGTCTCCACACACCCCAGGATGCAGAGGTTACTTCTGCATTGGAAGGAACCGAAGGTCTTGTAAACTCGTCATTCCGGTCATCCGCATTGGGATCTGGCGGTGGATTTTCATCCAGATCCACAACCTTGATGTGAAGAGTTCCTTTACTTGTTCCTCCTCCGCCCCGCACACGGACGGTCATCGTCATAGTCTGAGGCTGCTCCGGTGTTGTCCAGCGGATCCAAGCCAGCTGACTGTCGCCAGACGGATAATATACCTCCCCTACCTCATAGCTTCTTCCCCCTACGGAAAATGTTACGGATACCGGATGATCCGGATCACTCTGCCCGCCGCTTACCTCTACTGCCGTAATCACTTCCGTATTCGTCCGATATTCATAATCATAAGTCGTGATTTCCGGTTCTTCTGGAGGCACATCCCGGAACCGTACAATACCAAGACCCAAGGAACTCTTTATTTCACTGTTGGAACGGACTCCCGATGTCGGACCGCCCCAGGCCGGATATCCCAGATCTGGTGTTTCCAAAAACATGGAAAGCGGCAGGTTCTGAAATGCCACTGTTGGAAGGACAGTACGAAGCCCACCACTTAACATCTCATCATAGAGCGCTGCCTCTGTTGCTGTAACCGCAATCAGGGTTCCCTGAAATTTAAGGAAACTGATCGGCTCCAATAAGAGCCTATACTCCCCTCCCACCAGTGTG is a window from the Lachnospiraceae bacterium GAM79 genome containing:
- a CDS encoding DNA cytosine methyltransferase — encoded protein: MMTLGSLFDGIGGFPLAAVHCGGVPVWASEIEPFPMRVTKLRFPDMIHVGDITKLDGAKLPPVDVICGGSPCQDLSVAGLRKGLAGERSGLFMDQVRIVKEMRAEDERRGVSDDFIRPRYLVWENVPGAFSSANGEDFRAVIEEIVHIKDSTCHVPRPDTGRWESAGAAILGDQFSLAWRVLDAQYWGVAQRRRRIFLVADFGGLTAPKILFEQERLPGDPAEGQDQGKGVTAAAGNSSADSGGSRVAEEKQVDIFAVHIDQREETINLNGISGALMATTNLQMQTFVAGGMRKFESAEKEECLCLNDQGGERMDVSVDVTATLRAGMSGHPPLVMGIQQGSAGAEETPDLALTEEAETGGNNYQILFENHGIDARYTGPHEVAPTMSARYGTGGNNVPLVSDMPESYCIAGNIIDREVQNGGNGLGCQPDISYTLTSADRHAVFSRQRSDEFLQNRVTATQSARQHKDATDLVCEPYQNTVGTIGYTDHKGINNQYVSEDKCIVENRKLIRRLTPLECERLQGFPDHWTDIPGASDSARYKALGNSVAIPCVDFVLRGIAYFLRKMKEEKEP
- a CDS encoding DUF4406 domain-containing protein is translated as MEHNKLVYIASPYSGDVERNVAFAKAACRYAMNQGVTPIASHLLYPQMLDDGVPEERKLGTDMGLRILKVCEEVWVCGSELSSGMEQEIRAARQLQIPLRRVSEQEIGWELCEVPIQKGMEMGG
- a CDS encoding DUF6045 family protein → MFIWDFVADTVLGQIIDWLYGQIVGFLGDFFMQMGSMGAELFEMSWVQSVVLLFYYLAWALYVTGIVVAAFECGIEYQNGRGSIRDTALNVIKGFLAASLFTTVPVELYKLSISLQGSFTAGITGLGEDIGTVAAGIVQSLQDAATWQEAATSGVFGGIGSISSPIFMIFLLILMGYAVIKVFFANLKRGGILLIQIAVGSLYLFSVPRGYIDGFVGWCKQVIGLCLTAFLQATVLIAGLMVVKDQALLGLGLMLSAGEIPRIAGQFGLETGTKANVMGAVYAAQGAMNLTRTVVQVVSK
- a CDS encoding DUF3852 domain-containing protein → MRTKKISAVMCMVFVLVVLFCVPVYASGDVAGAIEGTWQTASQQIKTVVDHVVFPAIDLILAVFFFGKLGTAYFDYRKHGQFEWAAPAILFACLVFTLTAPLYIWQILGI